A single genomic interval of Polaribacter vadi harbors:
- a CDS encoding DUF6146 family protein has translation MKFLKQLLFIFTIGILLWSCGSSNLNNTTKKEEPVVIANDSLEYEIIIIDPGFTAFLNSIAQPEGFYNQSYLEARNRAWVITWNQRYLNPNQYNANIYENMIDYQQNIDYGYEVNYKLFNYFLFAQQKYKMDLGGGFRANRIN, from the coding sequence ATGAAATTTTTAAAACAACTACTTTTTATATTCACAATCGGAATTTTGTTATGGTCTTGTGGCTCATCGAACCTAAATAATACAACAAAAAAAGAAGAACCTGTTGTAATTGCAAATGATAGTTTAGAATATGAAATTATAATAATTGACCCTGGTTTTACTGCATTTTTAAACAGTATTGCACAACCTGAAGGATTTTATAATCAAAGTTATTTAGAAGCTAGAAATAGAGCTTGGGTAATTACTTGGAACCAACGTTACTTAAATCCTAATCAATATAATGCAAATATTTACGAAAACATGATTGATTATCAACAAAATATAGATTATGGTTATGAAGTTAACTACAAACTTTTTAACTACTTTTTATTTGCGCAACAAAAATATAAAATGGATTTAGGTGGAGGTTTTAGAGCTAATCGAATTAATTAG
- the thrS gene encoding threonine--tRNA ligase has translation MINITLPDGTIKEFEINSTPIDVAKSISEGFARNVISASFNGKTIETTTSLATDGSLILYTFNDDDGKKAFWHSSAHVLAEAILSFYPKAKLTIGPAIDNGFYYDVDLGDDVISDKDFPAIEKKFLEIARGKHEFSIRSVSKADALSLYKEENNEYKVELIENLTDGEITFCDHSNFTDLCRGGHIPNTGIIKAIKIMSVAGAYWRGDEKNNQLTRVYGISFPKQKMLTEYLELLEEAKKRDHRKLGKELELFTFSQKVGAGLPLWLPKGAALRARLEDFLKAAQKKAGYEMVMTPHIGQKELYVTSGHYEKYGADSFQSIKTPKMDEEFLLKPMNCPHHCEVYNFKPYSYKDLPKRFAEFGTVYRYEQSGELHGLTRVRGFTQDDAHIFCTPEQLDQEFKDVIDLVLYVFGSLGFEDFTAQVSIRDKSNPDKYIGDTATWEIAEQAIINAATDKGLKFVIEEGEAAFYGPKLDFMVKDALGRSWQLGTIQVDYNLPKRFDLTYTGSDNQSHRPVMIHRAPFGSMERFIAVLLEHTGGNFPLWLTPDQVILLPISDKYQKYSEKVLESLENSEIRALVDDRSEKTGRKIRDAEVNKIPFMIIVGEKEEQDGTVSVRKHGEGDLGTFTIEEFISIIKAEESKTLKKF, from the coding sequence ATGATTAATATTACTTTACCTGACGGAACTATTAAAGAGTTTGAAATAAATAGCACACCTATTGATGTTGCTAAAAGCATTAGTGAAGGTTTTGCTAGAAACGTTATTTCTGCAAGTTTTAACGGAAAAACTATCGAAACCACTACCTCACTAGCCACGGATGGATCGCTAATTTTATATACATTTAATGATGATGATGGTAAAAAAGCCTTTTGGCATTCTTCTGCTCACGTTTTAGCTGAAGCAATTTTAAGTTTTTATCCAAAGGCAAAACTAACTATTGGACCTGCAATTGATAACGGCTTTTATTATGATGTAGATTTGGGTGATGATGTTATTTCTGATAAAGATTTTCCAGCTATTGAAAAGAAATTTTTAGAAATTGCTCGTGGAAAACATGAATTTTCTATTCGATCTGTTTCTAAAGCTGATGCTTTGTCATTATATAAAGAAGAAAATAACGAATATAAAGTTGAGTTAATTGAAAACTTAACAGATGGTGAAATCACTTTTTGTGATCATAGTAATTTTACTGATTTATGTAGAGGAGGGCATATTCCTAACACAGGAATTATTAAGGCAATTAAAATAATGAGTGTTGCTGGCGCTTATTGGAGAGGAGATGAGAAAAACAATCAGTTAACGCGTGTTTATGGAATTAGTTTTCCAAAACAAAAAATGCTAACTGAATACTTAGAGTTATTAGAAGAAGCTAAAAAAAGAGACCATAGAAAGTTAGGGAAAGAACTAGAGTTATTTACTTTTTCTCAAAAAGTTGGTGCTGGTTTACCTTTATGGTTACCAAAAGGAGCTGCTTTACGTGCTAGATTAGAAGATTTCTTAAAAGCTGCTCAGAAAAAAGCAGGGTACGAAATGGTTATGACACCTCATATTGGTCAAAAGGAACTTTATGTTACTTCTGGACATTATGAAAAATATGGTGCTGATAGTTTTCAATCGATAAAAACTCCGAAAATGGATGAGGAGTTTTTATTAAAACCTATGAATTGCCCTCACCATTGTGAAGTTTACAACTTTAAACCTTATTCTTATAAAGATTTACCAAAACGTTTTGCAGAATTTGGAACCGTTTATAGATATGAACAAAGTGGAGAACTACATGGTTTAACTCGTGTACGAGGTTTTACACAAGATGATGCTCATATTTTCTGTACACCAGAACAATTAGATCAAGAATTTAAAGATGTAATTGATTTAGTCTTGTATGTTTTTGGTTCTTTAGGTTTTGAAGATTTTACAGCACAAGTTTCTATTAGAGATAAAAGTAACCCAGATAAGTATATAGGAGATACAGCAACTTGGGAAATTGCTGAACAAGCAATTATAAATGCTGCTACTGATAAAGGTTTAAAATTTGTGATCGAAGAAGGTGAAGCCGCCTTTTATGGTCCAAAATTAGACTTTATGGTGAAGGATGCTTTAGGCAGAAGTTGGCAACTTGGAACGATTCAGGTAGATTATAACCTACCAAAACGTTTCGATTTAACCTATACAGGTTCAGATAATCAATCTCATAGACCAGTAATGATTCATAGAGCGCCATTTGGTTCTATGGAACGTTTTATAGCGGTTTTACTGGAGCATACAGGTGGAAATTTCCCACTTTGGCTAACTCCAGATCAAGTTATCTTATTGCCAATCAGTGATAAATATCAAAAATATAGCGAAAAAGTTTTAGAATCGTTAGAAAATTCCGAAATTCGCGCCCTCGTAGATGACAGAAGTGAAAAAACTGGACGTAAAATACGAGATGCAGAAGTTAACAAAATCCCATTTATGATTATTGTTGGCGAAAAGGAAGAGCAAGATGGCACAGTTTCTGTAAGGAAACATGGTGAAGGAGATTTAGGTACTTTTACAATTGAAGAATTTATATCAATAATAAAAGCCGAAGAAAGTAAAACATTGAAGAAATTTTAA
- a CDS encoding M24 family metallopeptidase encodes MKYKFVALLIFCILFSCDIRKADSTKYSILKEQDRASLKDELLEDRFTNLLPELMDKANIDMWLLISREYNEDPILKTMLPATWLNARRRTIIIFYRNKEKNTLERLAVARYDFGKSIKSAWDKEKEPNQWKALAEIIKKRNPKSIGINMSKHFALADGLVKTDYDELVENLPIELSDKLISAEKLGIAWIETRTEKELALFRDLVKITHDIIDETFSEKTIISGETTTEDLVWYLRQKVTDLGLETWFHPTIDVQRNNEALKSHIESFSKGKDEKIIQKGDLLHCDFGITYIGLNTDCQQHAYILKDDETEVPQFLKDAFKKGNRVQDILTSTMKSGLTGNEILAQSLSQGKEEGLLPSIYTHPLGKYGHSTGTTIGMWDSQNGVPFNGDYPLQKNTAYAIELNTTVFIKEWNKDIRIMLEEAGFFGDDTFEYVNERQTAIKSIKIN; translated from the coding sequence ATGAAATATAAATTTGTTGCTTTACTAATCTTTTGCATTTTATTTTCTTGCGATATAAGAAAAGCAGACTCTACTAAGTATTCAATTTTAAAAGAACAAGATAGAGCTTCTTTAAAGGATGAACTTTTAGAAGATAGATTTACAAATTTACTCCCAGAGTTAATGGATAAAGCCAATATTGATATGTGGCTATTAATTTCCAGAGAATATAATGAAGACCCTATTTTAAAAACGATGTTACCTGCAACTTGGTTAAATGCAAGAAGAAGAACCATCATTATTTTTTATCGAAATAAAGAAAAAAACACATTAGAAAGATTAGCTGTTGCAAGATATGATTTTGGTAAAAGTATTAAATCTGCTTGGGACAAAGAAAAAGAACCTAACCAATGGAAAGCTTTGGCAGAAATTATAAAGAAGAGAAATCCTAAGTCTATTGGCATTAATATGTCTAAACATTTTGCTTTGGCAGATGGTTTGGTAAAAACTGATTATGATGAATTAGTAGAAAATTTACCTATAGAATTAAGTGATAAATTAATATCCGCAGAAAAATTAGGCATTGCTTGGATAGAAACTAGAACTGAAAAAGAGCTAGCTTTATTCAGAGATTTGGTAAAAATAACACATGATATCATTGATGAAACTTTTTCTGAAAAAACAATTATTTCTGGTGAAACTACTACAGAAGATTTAGTTTGGTATTTACGCCAAAAAGTTACGGATTTGGGTTTGGAAACTTGGTTTCATCCAACGATTGATGTTCAAAGAAATAACGAAGCCTTAAAATCTCATATTGAATCTTTTTCTAAAGGAAAAGACGAAAAAATAATTCAAAAAGGTGATTTATTGCATTGCGATTTTGGCATCACTTATATTGGTTTAAATACAGATTGCCAACAGCATGCTTATATCTTAAAGGATGATGAAACTGAGGTTCCTCAATTTTTAAAAGATGCTTTCAAGAAAGGAAATCGTGTTCAAGATATTTTAACGAGTACTATGAAATCTGGATTAACAGGAAATGAAATTCTCGCTCAATCTTTATCTCAAGGAAAAGAAGAAGGATTATTGCCATCAATTTATACACATCCATTAGGAAAATATGGACATTCTACAGGAACCACAATTGGAATGTGGGATTCTCAAAATGGCGTTCCTTTTAATGGAGATTATCCACTTCAAAAAAATACTGCCTATGCAATTGAGCTAAATACAACTGTTTTTATAAAAGAATGGAATAAAGATATTAGAATTATGTTGGAGGAAGCTGGTTTTTTTGGCGATGATACTTTTGAGTATGTAAATGAAAGACAAACAGCCATAAAATCGATAAAAATCAACTAA
- the glgA gene encoding glycogen synthase: protein MKTLFYTREFPPYVYGGAGVHVEYLAEELSKLMDVEVRCFGDQDSKEGNLSVKGFPYEDETFKNADDKLKAVFQTLSTGLHMNADVIDADVVHCHTWYAHFAGIMAKLCYGVPLVITTHSLEPLRPWKREQLGRGYDASSWIEKTAIEMADALIAVSEETKEDVLKHFNVDESKVKVIYNGINLQQYITTTDSSTLDEYKIDKTKPYVLFVGRITRQKGIIHLVNAIKYIDPDTQIVLCAGAPDTKEIGKEMEVAVHEVQKTRNNVIWIDKMVTKKEIIELYSHAAVFCCPSIYEPFGIINIEAMACDTAVVASAVGGIKEVVVHNETGILVPVEQQKEAPFEPIDPDKFARDLANGINKVIADPVLRKSMAKKGRKRVEEHFDWIAIAKQVEELYKSLKK from the coding sequence ATGAAAACCCTTTTTTATACTAGAGAATTTCCTCCTTACGTTTATGGAGGTGCAGGTGTTCATGTAGAATACCTAGCAGAAGAGCTCTCTAAACTGATGGATGTTGAAGTTCGTTGTTTTGGAGATCAAGATTCGAAAGAAGGGAATTTAAGTGTTAAAGGTTTTCCTTACGAAGATGAAACTTTTAAAAATGCTGATGATAAACTTAAAGCAGTATTCCAAACTTTAAGTACAGGTTTACACATGAACGCAGATGTAATTGATGCAGATGTAGTTCATTGCCATACTTGGTATGCTCACTTTGCAGGAATTATGGCAAAGCTTTGTTATGGTGTTCCATTAGTAATTACCACACATTCTTTAGAACCTTTAAGACCTTGGAAACGCGAACAATTAGGACGTGGTTATGATGCGTCTTCTTGGATAGAAAAAACAGCCATTGAAATGGCAGATGCACTTATTGCTGTTTCAGAAGAAACCAAAGAAGATGTCTTAAAACATTTTAATGTTGATGAAAGCAAAGTAAAAGTAATTTACAATGGCATCAACCTTCAACAATATATAACTACTACAGATTCATCAACTTTAGATGAATATAAAATTGATAAAACAAAACCTTATGTTCTTTTTGTAGGCAGAATAACCAGACAAAAAGGGATTATTCATTTGGTAAATGCTATCAAATATATAGATCCAGATACACAAATTGTTTTATGTGCAGGTGCTCCAGATACCAAAGAAATTGGTAAAGAAATGGAAGTTGCTGTACATGAGGTTCAAAAAACGCGTAACAATGTTATTTGGATTGATAAAATGGTCACTAAAAAAGAAATCATCGAATTATATTCTCATGCAGCTGTTTTTTGTTGCCCATCAATTTACGAACCTTTTGGCATTATAAATATTGAAGCAATGGCTTGTGATACAGCTGTTGTTGCAAGTGCTGTTGGTGGTATTAAAGAAGTGGTTGTGCATAATGAAACTGGTATTTTAGTGCCAGTTGAACAACAAAAAGAAGCTCCTTTTGAACCTATTGATCCAGATAAATTTGCTAGAGATTTAGCGAATGGAATTAATAAAGTTATTGCTGACCCAGTTTTGAGAAAATCCATGGCAAAAAAAGGGAGAAAAAGAGTTGAAGAACATTTTGATTGGATTGCAATTGCTAAACAAGTTGAAGAATTATACAAATCATTAAAAAAATAA
- a CDS encoding glucose-1-phosphate adenylyltransferase — protein MINNKVLGIILGGGQGSRLYPLTKDRSKPAVPIAGKYRLVDIPISNCINSDIKRMYVLTQFNSASLNAHIKNTYHFSFFSSAFVDVLAAEQTINSDEWFQGTADAVRQSMHHFLQNDFEYALILSGDQLYQMDFNDMIKKHEESGAEITIATYPVNAKDATSFGLLKTNDENIITSFIEKPGEELLPNWTSDVGEEMDKQGRHYLASMGIYIFNRNLLKKLMDNPDTNDFGKEIIPQAIENHKTLSYQYEGYWTDIGNIDSFFEANLGLTDDVPQFNLYDSNGIYTRPRILPTSKISGTILNKAVIGDGCIIHAEKIDRCVIGIRSRIGKNSLISNTYMMGNDSYESLKDVADNKIDIMMGIGDRCYIHNCIVDKNCRIGDDVRINGGRHIDNIETDTYLVKDGIVVIKKDATITKGTIIG, from the coding sequence ATGATCAATAATAAAGTATTAGGAATAATATTAGGAGGAGGACAAGGTTCAAGACTATATCCTCTAACCAAAGATAGGTCTAAACCTGCTGTACCAATTGCTGGTAAGTACAGATTGGTAGATATACCCATTTCTAATTGTATAAATTCTGACATTAAAAGAATGTATGTGTTAACGCAGTTTAATTCTGCTTCTTTAAATGCACATATTAAAAATACCTATCATTTTAGTTTTTTTAGTTCTGCTTTTGTAGATGTTTTAGCTGCAGAACAAACCATTAATAGTGATGAGTGGTTTCAAGGAACTGCAGATGCTGTAAGACAAAGTATGCATCATTTTTTACAGAATGATTTTGAATATGCATTAATTCTTTCTGGAGATCAATTATATCAAATGGATTTTAATGATATGATTAAAAAACATGAAGAAAGTGGTGCAGAAATTACAATTGCAACGTATCCTGTAAACGCAAAAGATGCCACCTCTTTTGGATTATTAAAAACAAATGACGAAAATATTATTACCTCTTTTATAGAAAAACCAGGAGAAGAATTATTACCAAATTGGACATCTGATGTGGGTGAAGAAATGGATAAACAAGGAAGACACTATTTAGCTTCTATGGGTATTTATATTTTTAATAGAAATTTATTAAAAAAATTAATGGATAATCCTGATACCAACGATTTTGGTAAAGAAATTATTCCTCAAGCCATAGAAAACCACAAAACGTTAAGCTATCAATATGAAGGATATTGGACCGATATTGGAAATATAGACTCTTTCTTTGAAGCAAATTTAGGATTAACAGATGATGTTCCTCAATTTAATTTATATGATAGTAATGGAATTTATACACGACCTAGAATATTACCTACTTCAAAAATATCTGGTACCATTTTAAATAAAGCTGTTATTGGTGATGGTTGCATCATTCACGCAGAAAAAATTGACAGATGTGTTATTGGTATTCGTTCAAGAATTGGTAAAAATTCACTTATATCTAATACGTATATGATGGGTAATGATTCTTATGAATCTTTAAAAGATGTTGCAGACAATAAAATTGATATTATGATGGGTATTGGAGATCGATGCTATATTCATAATTGTATTGTAGATAAAAACTGTAGAATTGGAGATGATGTTAGAATTAATGGTGGCAGACATATAGACAATATTGAAACAGACACTTACCTAGTAAAAGATGGTATTGTAGTGATTAAAAAAGATGCTACAATTACTAAAGGAACTATCATAGGATAA
- a CDS encoding dihydrofolate reductase has protein sequence MITIIAAIAKNNALGKNNDLIWHLPADLKRFKKITTGHYIIMGRNTFESIGKPLPNRTTIIITRNKNYFKDGCLIANSLEQALEMAKEEEQVFVIGGAQIYNYAMEHNLVDTLDITLVHHEFDADVYFPEIDSDIWEQVEIESFTADDKNKLDYSFVRYKKIAN, from the coding sequence ATCATTACAATTATTGCAGCTATTGCAAAAAATAATGCACTTGGTAAAAACAACGATTTAATTTGGCATTTACCTGCAGATTTAAAACGTTTCAAAAAAATTACAACTGGTCATTATATAATAATGGGTAGAAATACCTTTGAATCTATTGGCAAACCTTTACCAAATAGAACTACAATTATCATCACTAGAAATAAAAATTATTTTAAAGATGGCTGTTTAATAGCAAATAGTTTAGAACAAGCTCTTGAAATGGCAAAAGAGGAGGAGCAAGTTTTCGTAATTGGTGGAGCACAAATTTATAACTATGCTATGGAACATAATTTAGTAGATACTTTAGATATTACTTTGGTGCATCATGAATTTGATGCAGATGTTTATTTCCCAGAAATTGATAGCGATATTTGGGAACAAGTTGAAATAGAAAGTTTCACAGCCGATGATAAAAACAAATTAGATTACAGTTTTGTACGCTATAAAAAAATAGCTAATTAA
- the rpmI gene encoding 50S ribosomal protein L35, with translation MPKMKTKSSAKKRFKVTGTGKIKRKHAFKSHILTKKSKKRKLKLTHHTLVDKADEPNVKLMLNLK, from the coding sequence ATGCCTAAAATGAAAACAAAATCTAGCGCCAAAAAACGATTTAAAGTTACTGGTACTGGGAAAATCAAAAGAAAGCACGCGTTTAAAAGTCATATCTTAACAAAGAAGTCTAAAAAACGTAAATTAAAGTTAACTCACCATACTTTAGTAGATAAAGCAGATGAGCCTAACGTTAAGCTAATGCTAAACTTAAAATAA
- the rplT gene encoding 50S ribosomal protein L20, with protein MPRSVNSVASRKRRKKILKAAKGYFGRRKNVYTVAKNAVEKGMLYAYRDRKNNKRNFRSLWIMRINAAARLNGMSYSQFMGKVKANNIDLNRKVLADLAVNNPNAFKAVVEKIK; from the coding sequence ATGCCAAGATCAGTAAATTCAGTAGCCTCAAGAAAAAGAAGAAAAAAAATCTTGAAGGCAGCAAAAGGTTACTTTGGACGTAGAAAAAACGTTTATACAGTAGCAAAAAATGCGGTTGAAAAAGGTATGCTTTATGCATATAGAGACCGTAAAAACAATAAGAGAAACTTCCGTTCTTTATGGATTATGCGTATTAACGCAGCAGCTCGTTTAAATGGAATGTCTTATTCTCAATTTATGGGGAAAGTTAAAGCTAATAACATCGATTTAAACCGAAAGGTTTTAGCTGATTTAGCTGTAAACAACCCAAACGCTTTTAAGGCAGTTGTAGAAAAAATAAAATAA
- the infC gene encoding translation initiation factor IF-3: MKEDQHRINEKIKYVDEVRLVGDNVEVGVYPLAKAKEIAKEQELDLVEISPKAKPPVCKIIDYKKFLYEQKKREKVLKSKATKVTIKEIRFGPQTDEHDYEFKKKHAVKFLQDGAKLKAFVFFKGRSIIFKEQGQILLLKLAQELEEYGKVEQLPKLEGKRMIMFIAPKKLK; the protein is encoded by the coding sequence ATCAAAGAAGATCAACATAGGATTAATGAGAAAATAAAATATGTTGACGAAGTTCGTCTTGTGGGCGATAATGTAGAAGTTGGTGTGTATCCTTTAGCGAAAGCAAAAGAAATTGCCAAAGAACAAGAATTAGATTTGGTTGAAATTTCACCCAAAGCAAAACCTCCTGTTTGTAAGATTATCGATTATAAGAAATTTTTATACGAGCAAAAGAAACGTGAAAAAGTTCTAAAATCGAAAGCCACTAAGGTTACTATTAAAGAGATTCGTTTTGGACCACAGACTGATGAGCATGATTATGAATTCAAAAAGAAGCATGCTGTTAAGTTTTTACAAGATGGTGCTAAATTAAAAGCATTTGTATTCTTTAAAGGACGTTCTATTATATTTAAAGAACAAGGACAAATTTTATTATTAAAATTAGCCCAAGAATTAGAAGAATATGGTAAAGTGGAACAGTTACCAAAATTGGAAGGTAAACGTATGATTATGTTTATTGCTCCAAAGAAATTGAAATAA
- a CDS encoding isoamylase early set domain-containing protein, whose translation MGIKKQFLKSKPVCKVTFTVPAEDAKKVAVVGTFNEWNDKATPLKKLKNGSFKGTVDLESGVSHEFRYLIDGQYQNDNEADAFAWNDYAAAENSVLSL comes from the coding sequence ATGGGAATTAAAAAACAATTTTTAAAAAGTAAACCAGTTTGTAAAGTAACTTTTACTGTACCAGCTGAAGATGCTAAAAAAGTTGCAGTTGTAGGAACTTTCAATGAATGGAATGATAAAGCAACACCTCTTAAAAAATTAAAAAACGGGTCCTTTAAAGGTACAGTTGATTTAGAATCTGGAGTTTCTCACGAATTCAGATACTTAATTGATGGTCAATATCAAAACGATAATGAAGCTGATGCTTTTGCTTGGAACGATTATGCAGCTGCCGAGAATAGCGTTTTAAGTTTATAA